DNA from Acetobacter aceti NBRC 14818:
AGCCCTGATATGCGCGTGATCCGTTCTGCTCTGTTCCGGATCTATATCGTCGTCATTTCTGTTCTGATGGGGTGGGCGGCCATGCCGGTCCGGCTTTTCTGGCCGCGTTATGCAATGCCTTACGCCAAACTCTGGGCGCGATTCTATCTGGCGGGTGGACGTTTCTGGTGCGGTATCCATACGCATATTGAAGGGCTGGAAAAGCTCCCGAAGGACAAGCCGTTCATCATTGCCTCGCAACACCAGTCGGCTTTTGACACGCTGGTCTGGATGAATCTTGTGTCCAAACCGACCTATGTCATGAAGGAAGAGTTGCTGAAAGTGCCCTTCGTCGGGCCGATGCTGAAGCTTACGGGCATGATCCCCGTTCAGCGTGCGGGCGGAAGCAAGGCGATGCGGGGGCTGTTGAAGGAAACGGAACGGGCGGCTGCCGATGGTCGGCAGATGATCATTTTCCCCGAGGGCACGCGCATGGCTTACGGAGAGACCGTTCCTCTCAAGCCGGGAATCGTCGCCATGGCGCGCCATACTGGCCTGCCGGTTTATCCCGTTGCCACCAATTCCGGTCTGTGCTGGCCGAACCGGGGTTTCCTCAAGCGGGCCGGAACCATCTCGGTCGTCATTGGAGATCCGGTTCAGGCCAAGGGGCGCGGAGAGATGCTTCAGGCCATTGAACGGGCCTGGCAGAACGCGCAGCCGCGTCTGAACGCTTGACAGGCTGTCTTTAATCGTCAGGGGATACCCTTGTGGATAACTCTGTGGGATAAAATGGCGTCTTACATGGTTCTGGACCTGATCCGTGAAATCTCCTGCTTTTTCCACGCTTCAATGAAGTCAAGCCGGTTTGTTGCATAAAAATGATACTCTGCGATTTTTTCGCAGAAGACAGCGGTTTTCTGTGAAAATCCGTTATCCAATTGGATGTTTCTTTTCTGATGTTTCAAGGAAAACAACTTTTCAGAAAACGTGGATGCTTTGACTGATGAATTGTGGATAAGTTTTGTCAACCTACGCTGCCCTTGACTATTTCGGGGGATTTTATTGAACGAGTTCCGACATCTGGCCCCTGAAACTGAGGTGGGGTACAAACTGGATAACGGGCGAGGAAGCAGGAGCGTCACCTGAAAAATCGCATGCGCTTCTTTATGGCCATTGGACTGGGTCTGGTGCTGGTCGTGTCAGGCTGTGCCGGAATGATGGTCGCCAGACAGAGTCTCATCAAAAAAATTGATGCGGAGCGTGAAACTCTTCTCAAGCAGGGTTGGAGTGTTTCCTGGCGAGTATCGGGGGGCAGTCTGTTCGCATTTCCGTGGCAGGTGACGCTGCGTGATGTACGTCTGGATGGCCCTTTGA
Protein-coding regions in this window:
- a CDS encoding lysophospholipid acyltransferase family protein — protein: MRVIRSALFRIYIVVISVLMGWAAMPVRLFWPRYAMPYAKLWARFYLAGGRFWCGIHTHIEGLEKLPKDKPFIIASQHQSAFDTLVWMNLVSKPTYVMKEELLKVPFVGPMLKLTGMIPVQRAGGSKAMRGLLKETERAAADGRQMIIFPEGTRMAYGETVPLKPGIVAMARHTGLPVYPVATNSGLCWPNRGFLKRAGTISVVIGDPVQAKGRGEMLQAIERAWQNAQPRLNA